The genomic DNA GAACGGAACCGATGCAGGCGGTTCGGGGTCGCCCGCCCGCGCAGCAATCTCGGCCAGAACGACCTCGGTTATGAATGGCAGGTCAAAGCGGCGCGCGTCCTTGAGCGGCACCCATTGCAAATGGGACAGTTCCTCGCAGGCGGCGCTGAAATCATCCAGATCGGTGGCCACGTGGGCGGCATCGGCCAGAAAAAAACGCGCATCAAAACGTCGTGGCCGACCCGGCGGCGTGATTGCCCGAAACACGAATTGCAGCGCCGACGCGTCGGGTCGGTGGCCGGTGGTGGCGTAGCTCTGCCAATCCGTGGGAATATCGCCTGACCAATCGCCGCGTTGGCCAAGGATCAGCCCGGTTTCTTCCCATAACTCACGGATCGCAGCCACTGCCAACGCGTGGCTGATGTTCTGCGCGCTGTCCTCTGCCAGACGTTCGGCGCATAGCGTCGGCAGTGGGGCGGCCAACGATATGTCTGCATCCTCTGCGTCGACAGCGCCGCCGGGAAAAACGAACTTGTTCGGCATAAACGCGGCCTGCGCACCGCGCTGTCCCATCAGGACATGCGGTGCCGTCGTGGGGTCACGCAGAACGATCACCGTCGCCGCATCGCGCAACTGAGATTTATCGACAGTCATGCAGGCCCTTTCCCCATTTCTAGCGGAGTGTCAGGCTTTTTTGCCGAACCCGTGCATTTGCCGGGCCCACTGAAACGCCACAACACACCCCTTTAGTCTGGGCAGAAGGTAGAGTGACAGGCTGACGCAGCCAATAGCGAATATCGTGAAGAGTACCAGTGGTTCCGGGCGGAAGCGCACGAAAACGATATGCAGCAACGGTGCCATGAGGTGCCCCACGATCAGGATTGTCAGATAGGCTGGCCCATCATCTGCGCGATTTTGCGAAAGGTCCTCGCGGCAAACCGTGCAGGTGTCGCGCACCTTGAGATAGCTTTTCATCAGCGGACCTGACCCGCAATTGGGGCATTTGCGGCGAAACCCCTTGCGCAGCGCAGGCCAGAGCTCGCGCTCTGCTTCAGGCGCATCAACGATTTCAGCAGTATTATCGGACATTCGGGGCCTCATTCTAACTTGGGTGGAAAATGAGGGATCAGGCCAACGAATGAAAGGGGTAGCAGACCGTTGCGTCGTGATGTCGCGCGTTGGCGGGCCAGTTCACGCATCCGTGAACGAGATTATGTCGTTACGGGCGACGGAATGCTGAGGCCCGTGCGTATCAGTCTGCAGAAGCCGGCGAACAGCGGGCTTCGCATAGAAACGCTAAAGGAGATTGAAGATATGGAAAATACAGGCAAAATCATCTGCCTCGGCGTCGCGATCATGCTGGGAACAGTCAGTGTCGGTGCGGCAGATACCGACAAGGGCGAGCGTATGCATGGTCCACGGCACAGCTTTGAGGAGATCGATACCAATGCAGATGGGCAAATCACCCGCGAAGAGATTGCAGCGCATCGTGCGGATCGCTTTGCAGCGGTGGACACCGATGGCGATGGTGCCCTTTCCGAGGCTGAACTGACGGCTCAGGCCGAGGCCCGTACTGCCCGTCGTGTGGCCCGCATGATCAAGCGGCATGATGCCAATGGGGATGGTGTGCTTAGCCAGGAAGAGATGGAATCGCGTCACAAGCGCGACCATTTCAAACGCATGGACACCGACGGTGACGGCGCTATCTCGGCCGAAGAGTTCGCGGAGTTTAAACCTCATCGTGGCCACGGCAAAGGTCATGGCAAGAACAAGAAGAGCGCGGACTGATAGCATCGTCCTGACCGGGGTTCTGATCTGGAATCCCGGTCTTGCACGATTGCGGGCACAAACGGGGCAGGATACGGCTTGGGTGATGGAGATGCCGCTAGACGCAATGGATGAAGCGCCGGACGATGTGCTGTTGGCGCGCTTTGCCCAAGGGGACGCGGGCGCCGCACGGGTTTTGACGCTGCGGATGACGCCGCGTGTTTTCGCGCATGCGGTGCGGATGCTGGGCAACCGCGCCGAAGCCGAGGATGTAGCGCAGGAGGCAATGCTGCGGCTGTGGCGTGTGGCCTCTGACTGGCGCGCAGGCGAGGCAAAGGTGACGACCTGGCTTTATCGGGTGACGGCCAATCTATGCCTTGATCGGTTGCGGCGCGGTGATGGCATTGCGCAAGAAATGACCGAAGAACCGGTTGATCCGGCACCGGGGCCGGGCGCTGCGATGCAAGAGCAAAGCCGCACTGACGCTTTGCAGGCAGCATTGGCGCGGTTGCCGGAGCGGCAGCGGCAAGCAGTGGTGCTGCGGCATCTGGATGGGCTGGGGAATATTCAGATCGCCGAGATCATGGGAATTAGTGCTGAGGCGGTCGAGAGCCTGACCGCACGCGGAAAACGGGCGCTGTCAGCCGATCTGGCGGGCAGGCAAGCCGAACTGGGGTATCGCGATGAGTGACCACGAGGACAAAATGCTGGAAGACTGCTTTGCCGCCGCGCGGCAGGCTGCGCCGGAACCAGATTCGGCATTGCTGGCGCGGGTGATGGCGGATGCGCGGCAGGTGCAGAGCCGCTCGCAGCGCGCGCCGCGTCGGGTTGGTCTATGGGCGAGGCTGCGGCTGGAATTGGGCGGGTGGCCTGCGGTTGCCGGGCTGAGTGCTGCCGCACTGACCGGTCTCTGGATCGGGATCAGCCCGCCCGACGGGGTTCTGACTGCGGCCGAAGGATATCTGGGGGCGGGAACCGGATCGGATTATGTCGTTGATCTGAGCGCAAGCGCCGGGTTCGATTTTGAGGAAGGAATGCTCTGATGGCGGAAGAACAACATGTACGGCCACGGATGAGCGGTCGGTTGCGCATCTTGCTGGCGCTGTCGCTGGGACTGAACCTGCTGGTTGTCGGGGTGGTTGCGGGCGCGGCGATCAACACGCACAAATGGCGCGATCACGGAGGTCGCCACGAGATGATGGGCGGGCCATTGACCCGTGCACTGAGTGACGAGGACCGGCGTGCGATCGGCCGCGCGATGCGGGCAGCAAGGCCTGATAAGAGTGAGACGAGGGCGGAACGCGGCGCGGCCATGACCGCGCTTCTGTCCGAGCTGCGCAGGGTGCCGTTTGATCCTGTTGCGCTGGCCGCGAAAATGGAGGCAAGTCACGCTAAGATGCGAGATCGGGTCGCACAGGGGCAGGCGCTGTTGCTGGACCGGCTGACGGCCATGACCGATGAGGAGCGCGCGGCCTATGCGGACCGGGTTGAAACGCATCGGCGGCACCGTCGTTAAGGCAGTTCTGGCCAGTCCTGTCAGGCTGCGGACATGGCGCTGTAGGTGACCGTGTTGCGCCCGCGGGCCTTGGCTGCATAGAGCGCACGGTCGGCCTCGCTCAGTACCGTGTCCAGACTAAGTGGACCAGGTGCGCGCGCGTCATGTACAAGCGTCACGCCGATGCTGATTGTCACACGGGTAGGAGTTCCTCCATCGGGGAGCGCGATCGCAGCGTCCCTGATCAGCTGACACAGCCTGTCGGCTGTTCCTCGCGCCACGGCGCAAGGGGTGTCAGGGAGTACGATCAGGAATTCCTCGCCGCCGATCCGGGCAATCATGTCGGCGTCTCGCAGGTTGCCCTGCAAGAGCGTGGCGACCTGCCGCAGCACTGCATCGCCTGAGGCATGACCGAGCGTGTCATTGACCCGCTTGAAGTGGTCCAGGTCGGCAACCATTACGGCAAAGGGGCGGGAACGTTCATTCGGTGCTTCGATCAATTGTTGCAAGAATGGCAGAGCAAAGCGCCGATTGTAGAGTCCGGTCAAAGGATCAATCATTGCATCACGCAAGCCGTCTTGCATACGGCACCTCAGGTGATCGACTACTTGCTTACGCAATATCTGGTTATTCAGCCGCAATGCCAGTTCTTGTGTGTCGGCGACGTCGGTCATGATGTCGTTCGCGCCAAGATCAAGTAATGTTGCAACCATCTGCGGCGCTGCATCCTGCACAACCGCCATGATATGACTGTGACGGGTGTCGGGGGACGCGCGTAATTCCGCCATGACCTTTTGCCCGGTGTCATGGTTGTTCTGGTCGGTCATGATCACAAAGATGTCCGGTGCTCGTGCGCCGATCTGCGCGGTCATAGGCTGATCCGCAGTGATGATCGTCAGATGGTGAGCCGAGCAGCGTGACAGTCTTGTGCGCAGGGCCATGGCCGATGCTCGGTCGGCTGCGACAATGGCAATCTGCCCGCGTACGGCAAAACGGCTTTGTGCATCGGCAAAACCGCTGATGTTGTCAGGACTGGTATTGAGGCGCAAATCCTGCAGATTGTGGTGTTGTCGCAGAAGGCTACGGATGCGCGCCATCAGCGTCCGCTCGTCCAGCGGATGGCTCACAACGTCATCGGCACCGGCTCGCAACGCGGCCGTTCGTCCGGTCCAGTCACCAGGGCTCAGCAAGGCAACAACAGGTGTCGCGGCAAGGCTACGACGCGCGCGCAGTTGGTCGATAAACCCCGCGATGTCCGCATCGGGCAACGGCGTCCCGACAATGATCATGTCAGGTGGCGTCGCGCTGGCACAGCGCAAGGCGTCGGCCGCGTTGGCGGCTTGGCTGACGCTGAAATGCGCCGATGTCAGTTTGACCTTCAGGACGATCCTGTTGGTCGCGACGGCATCGACGATCAGAATGTTCCCTGACATGGGCGGTTGCCTTTCTGACTTGCCCTTTTTTCTAGTCTGACTATCCATGTCAGAAGTTAAGAAAACCTTTCCGGGACAGTTAAGAATGACCCAAACGCGGGAAGCCGCCGAAACAATCGGCCTGAAATGCCTGGCATGGTTGATCGGCAACGAAGATCTGCTGCCTGTCTTCATGGGGGCGACGGGCGCATCCGAGGCTGATCTGCGCTCTGGTGCGCATGAGCCTGCCTTTCTTGGGGCTGTGCTGGATTTCGTCTTGATGGACGATGTCTGGATTATCGCGTTTTGCGAGGCAGAAGGGATGAAATACGAGACGCTGCGCCATGCGCGCGCGGCGCTACCAGGCGGGCAAGAGGTCAGTTGGACATGAAAAGCACACGCGATATTGGCGGGATCGTCTTTGACAAGGATGGCACGCTGTTTGATTTTCACACGACCTGGGCCAGTTGGGCAATGCGGCTGATGCAATCGCTTTCCGATGCGCACGGCGTTCCGATCCAGCATCTTGCCGATGCGGCAGATTTTGATCTTGGCAGCGAGCGTATCAATCCCACCAGCGCGCTGATCGCAGCAACAAATCGCGAATGCGCCGAGGCGTTGGCCACAGCCATTCCGGGTATTGATATCGACGTGCTTGAGCATGAGATGATGATCAGTTCGGCGGACGTACCGCTGGCGCCATCTGTGCCGTTGGAGCCTTTTTTAAATGGGTTACGGTCGCGCGGTCTGCGCTTGGGGGTGATGACCAACGATACCGAATATGGCGCCCGCGCGCATCTGAGCAGCGCCGGTGTTCTCGAACGGTTCGATTTCGTTGCAGGCTTCGATTCGGGCCACGGGGCCAAGCCAGCGCCGGGTCCATTGCTGGCGTTTGCACATGCCGTCGGGATCGCGCCGGAAACGGCGGTGATGGTAGGCGACAGCACACATGACCTGATCGCGGGACGGCGCGCCGGGATGCACACGATCGGTGTTCTGACCGGGATCGCCGAACGAGAAGACCTGCTGCCCCACGCCGATGTTGTTTTGCCCGACATTGGCCATATTCCCGCTTGGCTGGACGGGTGAGGCAGCATCCACTCTTTGGGCTGGCGCTAGCACTTTTTGGCGCGTTGGTGCTGACGCCCGATGCGATGCTGATGCGCCTGTCAAAGATGGATGGCGTACAAATGATGGGCTGGCGCGGGCTATGCATGGGCGGGGTGATGATCACCGGGTGGGCGCTGCTGAGTAACGCGCGGCGTGCGGACCTTGCGGCGGTGACGAACCGTTTCGGGGCGCTGATAATTCTGTGCCAATGTCTGAATTCCGCACTATTCAGCCTCGGGATCGCCAACGCACCGGCTGCAGTCGTTCTTATCGGTGTCGCTACGGTGCCCGTATTCTCTGCGTTGTTGGCCTGGGGAGTGCTGGGAGAACGGGCGCGTCCGGCGACATGGCTGGCAATTGCGGCGGTAATGTCAGGTATCGGCATTGCGGTTTTCGGTGATCACTCAGACGAGATCGGGTTTGACTGGGCCGCTCTGCTGGGGGCTGTTGCTGGCCTTGGCGTCGCGTCGGTGCTGGCATTGAACTTTGTCGTGCTGCGGGCGCGGCCGGATCTGCCCATCGCCCTGCTGATCGGCATGGGAGCGTTGTGCAGCGGGGTGATTGGCACGATGCTGACCGGCCCCAGCGCCATGCCCGATGGGCAGATATGGGCAATGGCGCTGACCGGGGCTGTGGTGCTGCCGATCTCGTTTTTCTCATTGTCGCTGGCCGCGCGGTACACGCCTGCGTCAAATGTCAGTCTGCTGTTGTTGCTCGAAACCGTGCTGGGACCATTTTGGGTGTGGCTAGCGATGGATGAAGCTGCCAGCCCGGCGATGTTGCTGGGGGGTGCGATCGTCGTTTTGAGCCTCGCGATCTACTTGCTCAACGAACGCCGCTTGCTTCTCCGTCAACGTCATCATGCAGGCTGAGCATACCCTGACAGGGGCCAGAACATGCTGATCTCTGCGCCACTAGTTAAAAGCGACACGTTCGGTCGCAAAGTGTCAAACTGCGGCGCGATCCTCGTGCTTGTCTCAAAACAGAGACCAGATGAGGAGATATTTCATGGCCGATGTCCCCAAGCGTAGAAAACGCGGAGGTGGTCGCGCGGGGAACGCGGACCGTCGTGGTCGTGCTGTGATTGATCAGATGCCATGGGCACCGCCGATCAACCTCGACCGCCCGACCGAACCGCTGAACGAGGCGGGGGTGCTGGCGATCCACGACGGTGCCATGCGCATTCTCGAAGAAATCGGAATGCAGATCCTCAATCCCGAAGCATTGGAGATTTTCCGCGCCTCAGGAGGCTGTACCATAGAGGGCGAGAAAGTCCGCATGGGCCGTGACTTCGTGATGGAGCATGTGGCCAAAGCTCCGCCCGAATGGACGATCACGCCGCGCAATCCGGAGCGCGCGATCACGATGGGAGGCCGACACCTCAACTTTGGCAACGTATCCTCGCCACCCAGCTATTGGGATATGGAAATCGGCAAGAAAGTGACCGGCACGCGCGAGATGTGCGCCAATCTGTTGAAACTCAGTCAATATTTCAACTGCGTGCATTTCGTTGGCGGTTACCCGGTGGAGCCGCAGGACATCCATGCCAGTATCCGTCACCTTGATGTGCTCTATGACAAGCTGACGCTGACGGACAAGGTGGCGCATGCCTACTGTCTGGGTAAGGAACGGGTCGAGGACGTGATGGAGATGGTGCGCATCGCGGGCGGGCACACACATGAGGAGTTCGAGAGCGGTCCCAAGATGTACACCAACATCAATTCCACCTCGCCTCTGAAGCATGATTACCCGATGCTGGATGGCTGGATGCGGTTGGCGCGGCGTAACCAAGGCCTTGTTGTTACACCATTTACTCTGGCCGGTGCGATGGCGCCTGTGACGATGTCAGGCGCGGTGGCGCAGTCTCTGGCCGAAGGGCTGGTGGCGGTGGTGCTGGCACAATTGATCCGGCCGGGGGCATGCTGTGCGATTGGGACATTCACCAGTAATGTGGACATGAAATCGGGGGCACCGGCCTTTGGCACACCCGAATACATGCGCGCCACCCAGATGACCGGGCAACTGGCACGGTTCTATAAATTGCCGATGCGCGCCAGCGGGGTTTGCGCGGCAAATGTGCCGGATGGGCAGGCGATGTGGGAGACATCCAACAGCCTGTGGTCGGCGGTGCAATCCGGCGCGCATATGGTTTATCATGCGGCGGGCTGGCTGGAAGGCGGGCTGATCGCCAGCCCGGAAAAATTCGTGATGGATTGCGAAATACTACAGCATATTCAACGATATATGGACCCAATTCTGACAGCGACCGGCCCGGACGAGATCGCCCTCGACGCCATACGAGAGGTCGGTGGCGAGGGTCACTATTTTGGCATCCAGCATACGCAGGACCGCTATACCACCGCATTTTATCAGCCCTATCTCAGCGACTGGCGCAATTTTGAGGCATGGGAGGCGGCGGGTGGTGTCTGGACAGCACAGCGCGCGCATCAGGTATATCGAGACATTATTGCCAGTTATGAAGAACCGCCGATGGAGGACAGCATCCGAGAAGAACTTGGCGCATTCGTGGAGCGGCGGAAATCCGAGGGCGGGGCGCCAACGGATTTCTGATCAATGGATGAAGAACGGCGTCGGTTTTACGTCGGTATTCTGTCGGTATCACGTCGGTGACGATTGCACGGAGCGACGTGCTGGGCGTGAGTGTTTTCTGAGCGATGAAAGCAGGGTGAACGTCTGGGGTTTCAATGTCCCAGAAATATTCAAACCCCGCCATCGCCCTCCCGATTTAGGTCAAGGGTGGCGCGGCAGGCCCGATCCACCGCAGCATGCAGCAGTACTGTAAAGATGGCCAGCACGATGAGCGCCGCGAACATCAGGTCTGTCTTGGCACGACCGTTCGCCAGCAGCATGAGATAGCCCAGCCCCTTGGACGCGCCGACCCATTCGCCGATGATCGCACCGATGGGTGCATACACGGCGGCAAGGCGCAGACCAGAGGCAAGTCCGGGCAGGGCGCTGGGCACCCGAATGCGCCACATGATGCGCGAGGGAGATGCGCCCATGATCCGGGCCATGTCGAGCCACGGTTGCGGCGTGCGCATCAGCGCGTCAAAGAAGGCTGACGTGACCGGAAAGTAGATGATCAGCAGGGCCATCGCGATCTTCGACCCCATCCCGTAGCCGAACCAGAGTGTCAGGATCGGGGCCAACGCGAACACCGGGACCGCCTGACTGAACACCAGCATCGGGCGCACCAGCTGGCGGGCGATGGAGGACGCCGCGAGGCCGATGGCAGTGGCACCGCCCAGCACACCGCCCAGAACCAGACCGGCCAGCACCTCGGCCATCGTGACCCAAGCGTTGTCTATGATGATCGCCCGGCTGGTCCAGAGCGTTTCGGCCACGCGCAGGGGGGCGGGCAGGATAAAGGGCGGCATCCCCCCGAGGCTGACCACAGCCTGCCAGAGTGCCAGCGCGAGGCAGGTTGACGCAAGAATGGCGATGTTCCGGCTCATGGTGCTTCTCGCAATCGGGCCAGAAGCCGCCCCTGAATTTGCAGGGTTTCAGCGTCGTCCACATGGCGCGGGACGCTGGTGGATGGCGCCGGGTGATCCTCGATCCCGGTTGCCGACAGAATAGCGATCCGGTCGCCCAGACGTGCGGCCTCTGCCGGGTCGTGGGTGACCATCATCACAGTGCAGCCCTGTAGCCGGTCCGCCGTCATTTCCTGCATCATCAGGCGTGTGCGTGCGTCGAGTGCCGAGAATGGCTCGTCCAGCAGGACAATGGGCCGATCCTCCATCAATGTCCGGGCGAGCGCGGCGCGTTGACGTTGGCCGCCTGACAGGGTGGTGGGACGTTTCGCGGCGTGTTCGGAAAGGCCCACGGAGGCCAGCACCTTGGCTGCGCGGTCCGGTTCGGCACGGTCGCCGCGCAATCGGCTGCCCAACATGACATTGTCGGTGACGCTGAGCCACGGCATCAGCAACGGATCCTGCGCCATCATAGCGACACGTCCAGCGAGCGGCGCGCCGTCGGTGGCGGTGATCTGCCCGGTGAGCGTGGCCTCGTCCGCGACACCTGCGATCAGGCGCAACAATGTAGATTTGCCCACGCCCGAGGGCCCGAGCAGGCAGGTCCAGCGCCCGGCGGGCACATTGAACCGGATCGGCGCAAGCACCGGCACGTCACCGATGCGTGCCGATCCGTCGATGAGGAGGCCGGGCGCAGTCATTTTACGGCGTAAGCCCCATGTCCCAGAACCGCACTTCGAGCCGGGTGGCTGTGGTGAACCGGTTTTGAATGTTTGCCCAACGGGGGCTGGTTTGTGGACGCGGGCCAAGGCGGCGCAGGACGGCACCGTCGATGAGGGCACCGACCTCTTGGCAGACGCGCTGATTATCGGCCCCCGCATAGGTGTCGATCCATTCCCGATACGGCGTTTCGCCTGCCTCGCGGCCCAGACGCGCACCAATTTCGCCATAGCCCATGACGCAGGGCGCGAGCGCCGCCAGCAGATCAAGAAAATCGCCGGAGTGACCCGCGTCCAGCACATAGCGGGTATAGGCGAGGTTTTCCTCGCGCTCGGCGGCGGCGAACACGTCGTCTTCGCTCAGACCCTCGCGGGCACAGGTGGCGACATGCAACGCGATCTCGTCATTCAGTAGGGAATCGAGTGTGCGGGCGGCAAAGCGCATTTCCTCGGGTGTTTCGGCTTTGGTCACTGCCAGCGCCCATGCGCGCGAGAAGTGGATGAGGAAGCTGTAATCCTGCACCAGATAATGCAGATAGGCCGCTCGCGGCAGCGTGCCGTCACCCAGTCCCTCGACAAAGGGGTGATGGGTGTAGGCGCGCCAGTGCCCTTCGGCTCCGGCGCGCCATGCGGCAAAAGTCTGGCCGTAGCTGCTCATTCTGCACCTAGGTCGACAGCCAGTTCCGAGACGGGGCGCACGGTGTCGATCAAGCCGGCAGTGGCAAGGAATGCCTCGAACCCGGAGTAGCGCGCGGAATCGACAGCCGAGGGGCGCAGGGCAAAGCGCGGCAGAGTGTCGGCCCATGCGCGTTTGTTCAGCTCGTCGTCCAGTTCCTCGGACGTGGATTTGAAGATTTCCCAGCTCTCGTCGGGGTGGTTGACGATGAATTGCGTCGCCACTTCGGTGGCGCGCAGGAAGCGCAGGATTGCGTCGTCGTTGCGGGTGTCCGCATTGGCGACATAGATCAGCTCGTCATAGGGTGGCACGCCTTCTTCTTCGACAAAGAAGCAACGACCCGGCGCGCCTTCGATGTCCATCTGGTTCAGTTCGAAGTTACGGTAGGCCCCGAGCACAGCATCGACCTGACCGGACATCACGGACGGCCCAAGCGACCAATTGACATTGATCATCTCGACATCGTCCAGCCCGAAACCGTGGCGCTGGAAGATCGCAGCCAGAAGTGCCTCTTCGACGCCGGCGACGGAGAAGCCGATCTTGGCGCCTTTTAGTTCGGCGACCGATTTGATTGGGCTGCTGTCGAGTACGAGCAGGCAGTTCAGCGGGCTGGCAACCAGTGTGCCGACGCGGATCAGGGGCAGGCCTTCGGCGACCTGCAAATGCAACTGCGGCTGATAAGAGACGGCCAGATCGGCCTGCCCGGCGGCGACCATTTTGGGCGGGGCAGAGGGATCGGCGGGGGCGATAACCTCGACTTCGAGCCCCTGTTCGGCGAACAGGCCGCGTTCCTGCGCGATTACGATGGGGCCGTGGTTGGGGTTCACGAACCAGTCCAGAATGATGGTCAGCTTGTCCTGTGCGTGGGCCGGTGCGGCGGCCAGCAGGGTCAGTGTCAGGGCGAGTAGTCTCATGGCAGGGTCTCCATAGGGATTAGGATGCAAAAGGCCGGATCGGGGTGATGGCGCGCTCGACGATGCGGCGAATGGGCAGGAAGGCGGCAAGGTTCATCATCGTCTCCACGCTTGGGTCACGGGCGAAAAGACGGAAAATATGCGGCAGCCGGATTTGGGCCATGCATGCTCCGTTCCCTC from Roseovarius pelagicus includes the following:
- a CDS encoding ABC transporter substrate-binding protein; this translates as MRLLALTLTLLAAAPAHAQDKLTIILDWFVNPNHGPIVIAQERGLFAEQGLEVEVIAPADPSAPPKMVAAGQADLAVSYQPQLHLQVAEGLPLIRVGTLVASPLNCLLVLDSSPIKSVAELKGAKIGFSVAGVEEALLAAIFQRHGFGLDDVEMINVNWSLGPSVMSGQVDAVLGAYRNFELNQMDIEGAPGRCFFVEEEGVPPYDELIYVANADTRNDDAILRFLRATEVATQFIVNHPDESWEIFKSTSEELDDELNKRAWADTLPRFALRPSAVDSARYSGFEAFLATAGLIDTVRPVSELAVDLGAE